The proteins below come from a single uncultured delta proteobacterium genomic window:
- a CDS encoding conserved hypothetical protein (Evidence 4 : Homologs of previously reported genes of unknown function), producing the protein MDFDDIRDRIFPWIKAAIPDTADGGPEGEAPAVGLVVMDFLADLCITFAVDDGDAFSLLQWSDVPEDMDADALYALAKKNLAGQVEFNLTGTSYGGYGILAGGDHEAGALCLEFIWDAVAKEAGENLVVAVPAKDCLFMALASDAAQIEAMAAIAKDIFENGERTLTNTLFLFDIAERAFSVYGTF; encoded by the coding sequence ATGGATTTTGACGATATCCGCGACCGGATCTTCCCCTGGATAAAAGCCGCGATTCCCGATACGGCGGACGGCGGGCCGGAAGGGGAGGCGCCAGCGGTTGGCCTTGTCGTCATGGACTTCCTGGCGGATCTGTGCATCACCTTCGCGGTGGACGACGGCGACGCTTTTTCGCTCCTGCAATGGAGCGACGTGCCCGAAGACATGGACGCGGACGCGCTCTACGCCCTGGCCAAAAAGAATCTGGCCGGACAGGTCGAGTTCAACCTGACCGGCACCAGTTACGGCGGGTACGGCATCCTGGCCGGGGGCGATCATGAGGCCGGCGCGCTCTGCCTGGAGTTCATCTGGGACGCGGTGGCGAAAGAAGCCGGGGAAAACCTGGTGGTGGCCGTGCCCGCCAAGGATTGCCTCTTTATGGCGCTCGCCTCGGACGCGGCGCAAATTGAAGCCATGGCCGCCATCGCCAAGGATATTTTCGAAAACGGCGAGCGGACGCTGACCAACACCCTGTTCCTTTTCGATATCGCGGAGCGCGCGTTTTCCGTGTACGGAACGTTTTGA
- the purE gene encoding N5-carboxyaminoimidazole ribonucleotide mutase: MTKVAIFMGSLSDEANVRPCADVLESLGISYVFTVTSAHRTPERTEKLVDELERGGCEVFICAAGMAAHLAGAVAARTIKPVIGIPVTASSLNGMDALLATVMMPPGFPVATVALDKAGARNAAWMAAQILALADKSLAEKIRQARQKFKDDVEKAAASLQQGKS; this comes from the coding sequence ATGACCAAAGTCGCCATTTTTATGGGCAGCCTGTCGGATGAAGCCAATGTCCGCCCCTGCGCGGACGTGCTGGAGTCCTTGGGCATCAGCTACGTCTTCACCGTGACCTCGGCCCACAGAACGCCCGAACGCACGGAAAAACTCGTGGACGAACTGGAAAGGGGCGGGTGCGAGGTCTTCATCTGCGCCGCCGGCATGGCCGCCCACCTTGCCGGGGCCGTGGCCGCCCGCACCATCAAGCCCGTGATCGGCATCCCGGTGACGGCTTCCAGCCTGAACGGCATGGACGCCCTGCTCGCCACGGTCATGATGCCTCCGGGTTTCCCGGTGGCCACCGTGGCCCTGGATAAAGCCGGCGCGCGCAACGCCGCCTGGATGGCCGCCCAGATCCTGGCCCTTGCCGACAAGAGCCTGGCGGAAAAAATCCGGCAGGCCCGCCAAAAATTCAAGGACGACGTGGAAAAAGCCGCCGCGTCCTTGCAGCAAGGGAAAAGCTGA
- a CDS encoding exported hypothetical protein (Evidence 5 : No homology to any previously reported sequences): MVRRLLLLGCIAGLAGCGGVYTPTVRLALDGPPLAIVMHGDSSSWEGLMDRGCMAGFGDITIRDLDGVTCQGHMDHPANDKGRLYADLSCANGDTMTLVFRNLGPDQGMGLGRMNPEAEDGEQTTLFYHPSQDEAWRRLGEVRQEIADMLEKRQGNAAPGE, translated from the coding sequence ATGGTCCGGCGTCTCCTGCTTTTGGGCTGTATCGCCGGTCTTGCCGGTTGCGGCGGCGTCTATACGCCCACCGTGCGGCTGGCGCTGGACGGGCCCCCGCTCGCCATCGTCATGCACGGGGATAGCTCGTCATGGGAAGGTCTCATGGACCGGGGCTGCATGGCGGGGTTCGGCGACATAACAATACGCGATCTGGACGGCGTCACCTGCCAGGGGCACATGGACCACCCGGCGAACGACAAGGGGCGTTTGTACGCGGACCTGAGCTGCGCCAACGGCGACACCATGACGCTGGTCTTCCGCAATCTTGGGCCGGATCAGGGCATGGGGCTCGGCCGGATGAATCCCGAGGCGGAGGACGGAGAGCAGACCACCCTCTTCTACCACCCTTCCCAGGATGAAGCCTGGCGGCGGCTCGGCGAAGTCCGCCAAGAGATCGCCGACATGCTTGAAAAAAGGCAGGGGAACGCGGCTCCGGGAGAGTGA
- a CDS encoding conserved hypothetical protein (Evidence 4 : Homologs of previously reported genes of unknown function), whose translation MEYTRFLLSGSGGQGVITMGILLAETASLQSGLNAIQSQSYGPEARGGATRCDVLISSKPIYYPKVQTANAMVALTDQALARYIQYLQPGALLLTDSHFVKPTGRIDAEHYALPMYEKVMETFGKPQVFNICVLGALLQLTGVVAPSALEKTLAERFDARFQENNKKALALGIELAKQAAVEIC comes from the coding sequence ATGGAATATACCCGCTTTTTACTTTCCGGCTCCGGCGGGCAAGGGGTGATCACCATGGGCATCCTCCTTGCGGAGACTGCCTCCCTGCAGTCGGGGCTCAACGCGATCCAGTCGCAGTCCTACGGGCCGGAAGCCCGCGGCGGCGCGACCCGGTGCGACGTGCTCATCTCCTCCAAGCCCATCTACTACCCCAAAGTGCAGACCGCCAACGCCATGGTGGCCCTGACGGACCAGGCGCTCGCCCGCTACATCCAGTACCTCCAGCCCGGGGCGCTGCTCCTGACCGATTCGCATTTCGTGAAGCCGACCGGGCGGATCGACGCGGAACACTATGCACTGCCCATGTACGAAAAAGTCATGGAAACCTTCGGCAAGCCCCAGGTGTTCAACATCTGCGTGCTGGGCGCGCTTTTGCAGCTGACGGGCGTGGTCGCGCCTTCCGCGCTGGAAAAAACCCTGGCCGAGCGCTTTGACGCGCGGTTCCAGGAAAACAACAAAAAAGCGCTTGCGCTGGGTATTGAACTGGCCAAGCAGGCGGCCGTCGAAATCTGCTGA
- the korB gene encoding 2-oxoglutarate synthase subunit KorB: MSQTKKHIRERFFPHIWCPGCGHGTVLNNLVRTIEEMGLDQNDVMVVSGIGCSARISGYLDYNTLHTLHGRALAFATGIKMTNPKLNVIVPMGDGDALAIGGNHFIHAARRNINITALVLNNRIYGMTGGQYSPLSGVGIAATTAPYSSIDREFDTVKMAAGAGATFVARTTAFHVQEIAKLMKKAIEHNGFSLLEILTHCPTYFGRKNKMGEAPDMLGWFKDHTAPVGSPKLEEDPTLIPRGIFVEEQLPEYTDAYAETIARASAKRG, translated from the coding sequence ATGAGCCAGACCAAAAAACACATCCGCGAGCGGTTTTTTCCGCACATCTGGTGCCCCGGCTGCGGCCACGGCACGGTGCTGAACAACCTGGTCCGCACCATCGAGGAGATGGGGCTTGACCAGAACGACGTCATGGTGGTTTCCGGCATCGGGTGTTCCGCCCGTATTTCCGGCTACCTGGATTACAACACGCTCCACACCCTGCATGGCCGTGCCCTGGCGTTCGCGACCGGCATCAAGATGACCAACCCGAAACTGAACGTCATCGTGCCCATGGGCGACGGCGACGCGCTGGCGATCGGCGGCAACCATTTCATCCACGCCGCCCGCCGCAACATCAACATCACCGCCCTGGTGCTGAACAACCGCATCTACGGCATGACCGGCGGACAGTATTCGCCTCTCTCCGGGGTGGGCATTGCCGCAACCACCGCGCCGTATTCCAGCATTGACCGCGAATTCGACACGGTCAAAATGGCGGCGGGCGCGGGCGCGACCTTTGTCGCCAGGACCACCGCCTTCCATGTGCAGGAAATTGCTAAGCTCATGAAAAAAGCCATTGAGCACAACGGTTTCTCCCTGCTGGAAATTCTTACGCATTGCCCGACCTACTTCGGCCGCAAGAACAAGATGGGCGAAGCTCCGGACATGCTGGGCTGGTTCAAGGACCACACCGCGCCGGTGGGGTCCCCCAAACTCGAGGAAGATCCGACGCTCATCCCGCGCGGCATCTTCGTGGAAGAACAGCTTCCCGAATACACCGACGCCTACGCGGAAACCATCGCCCGCGCGAGCGCAAAGAGAGGATAA
- the korA gene encoding 2-oxoglutarate synthase subunit KorA: MSSVTKFVQGNAACAEAAMYAGLGFFAGYPITPSTEIAEILAGLLPENGGKFIQMEDEIASICAIIGGSLAGAKTMTATSGPGFSLMQEALGYAVIAEVPCVIATVMRGGPATGLPTKVAQGDVLQARWGTHGDHAIIALTASTIQDVFDVTVEAFNLAEIYRTPVILLFDEVVGHMREKLIVPNKGGREVVERLRTTVPIGKDYHPYLPREDGRLPMSDYGAGHRFHVTGLFHDMYGFPTENPDLVKKALHRMVDKIEGKRVELARWKEYHLEDAETVLISYGSSARSALEYVEKCRAEGTRKVGLLELQTIWPFPVELVREKTANAHTVMVVEMNMGQLVPSVKAAVFDPDRVFLANRIDGMLITPADIDTFVRVIDGRGM; the protein is encoded by the coding sequence ATGAGCAGCGTAACCAAATTTGTACAGGGCAACGCCGCTTGCGCCGAAGCCGCCATGTACGCGGGCCTCGGCTTCTTTGCCGGCTACCCCATCACCCCGTCCACTGAAATCGCGGAAATCCTTGCCGGACTGCTCCCCGAGAACGGCGGCAAATTCATCCAGATGGAAGACGAAATCGCGTCCATCTGCGCGATCATCGGCGGCTCGCTCGCGGGCGCCAAAACCATGACCGCCACCTCCGGCCCCGGTTTCTCCCTCATGCAGGAAGCGCTGGGCTACGCCGTTATCGCGGAAGTGCCCTGCGTGATCGCAACGGTCATGCGCGGCGGCCCGGCTACCGGCCTGCCGACGAAAGTCGCCCAGGGCGATGTGCTGCAAGCCCGCTGGGGCACGCACGGCGACCACGCCATTATCGCGCTGACCGCATCCACCATCCAGGACGTGTTTGACGTGACCGTGGAAGCCTTCAACCTGGCGGAAATATACCGCACCCCGGTCATTCTGCTGTTTGACGAAGTGGTGGGCCACATGCGCGAAAAGCTGATCGTCCCGAACAAGGGCGGGCGGGAAGTTGTCGAACGCCTTCGCACCACCGTGCCGATCGGCAAAGACTACCACCCCTACCTGCCGCGTGAAGACGGCCGCCTGCCCATGTCCGATTACGGCGCGGGCCACCGCTTCCACGTGACGGGCCTGTTCCACGACATGTACGGCTTCCCCACGGAAAATCCGGACCTCGTGAAAAAAGCCCTCCACCGCATGGTGGACAAGATTGAAGGCAAGCGCGTGGAACTCGCCCGCTGGAAGGAGTACCACCTCGAGGACGCGGAAACGGTGCTGATCTCCTACGGCTCCTCCGCCAGAAGCGCCCTGGAATACGTGGAAAAGTGCCGGGCTGAAGGCACGCGGAAAGTCGGCCTGCTTGAACTGCAGACCATCTGGCCCTTCCCGGTGGAACTTGTCCGTGAAAAAACCGCCAACGCCCACACGGTGATGGTTGTTGAAATGAACATGGGCCAGCTGGTTCCCAGCGTGAAAGCCGCCGTGTTCGACCCGGACCGCGTGTTTCTCGCGAACCGCATCGACGGCATGCTGATTACGCCCGCGGACATTGACACGTTCGTCCGCGTTATTGACGGAAGGGGGATGTAA
- a CDS encoding conserved hypothetical protein (Evidence 4 : Homologs of previously reported genes of unknown function) has translation MKKLFIQRKWCKGCRVCVTFCPKKVLDIDAEDKVYAKNPDDCIQCNLCGLRCPDLAIEVREEDANDGPSCGWVAVTSGKAKKEAV, from the coding sequence ATGAAGAAGCTTTTCATTCAGCGGAAGTGGTGTAAAGGGTGCCGGGTGTGCGTGACGTTTTGTCCCAAAAAGGTGCTCGATATCGACGCCGAGGACAAAGTGTACGCGAAAAATCCGGATGACTGTATCCAGTGCAATCTTTGCGGGCTGCGCTGTCCCGACCTTGCCATAGAGGTCCGGGAAGAAGATGCGAACGACGGCCCCAGTTGCGGCTGGGTTGCCGTTACGAGCGGCAAGGCGAAGAAGGAGGCGGTATGA
- the oppD gene encoding oligopeptide transporter subunit; ATP-binding component of ABC superfamily (Evidence 2a : Function of homologous gene experimentally demonstrated in an other organism; Product type t : transporter) — MTEHDRSAPHDASHDASHDASHDTSHDALLRVDDLSVAFATERGEALAVDGVSFTLRRGEVLSLVGESGCGKSATAMSVLRLIPEPPGRIAGGRVVFDGQDLTAMAERDLEHIRGNRIGMVFQEPMTSLNPVFRVGEQIAEPLRVHRRMKRAEALAKAAALLDEVGIPDAAKRLRDFPHQLSGGMRQRVMIAMAVACEPECIIADEPTTALDVTVQKQVLQLLTRLTRDRGNSLLLITHDLGVVYETADRVAVMYSGKIVEEAPVKDLFAAPSHPYTRGLMLSRPRLDPAARHERLPSIPGVVPNPLSRLEGCAFRDRCPMAMAQCAAAPPVEEVGPGHFSRCWLARG, encoded by the coding sequence ATGACCGAGCACGACCGTTCCGCCCCCCATGATGCATCTCATGACGCATCTCATGACGCATCCCATGACACTTCCCATGACGCGCTGTTGCGCGTGGACGACCTGTCCGTGGCCTTTGCCACGGAACGGGGCGAGGCTCTTGCCGTGGATGGGGTTTCCTTCACCCTGCGCAGGGGGGAGGTGCTCTCCCTGGTGGGCGAATCCGGCTGCGGCAAAAGCGCGACGGCCATGTCCGTCCTGCGGCTCATCCCGGAACCGCCGGGCAGGATCGCGGGGGGCAGGGTGGTCTTTGACGGGCAGGATCTGACCGCCATGGCGGAACGGGATTTGGAGCATATCCGGGGGAACCGCATCGGCATGGTGTTCCAGGAACCCATGACTTCCCTGAACCCGGTTTTCCGGGTCGGGGAGCAAATCGCGGAGCCGTTGCGCGTGCACCGGCGCATGAAACGGGCCGAAGCCCTGGCAAAAGCCGCCGCGCTCCTGGACGAGGTGGGCATCCCGGATGCCGCGAAGCGCCTGCGCGACTTCCCGCACCAGCTCTCCGGCGGCATGCGGCAGCGCGTCATGATCGCCATGGCCGTCGCCTGCGAGCCGGAATGCATCATCGCGGACGAACCCACCACCGCCCTGGACGTGACGGTCCAGAAGCAGGTGCTGCAACTCCTGACCCGGCTGACGCGGGACAGGGGCAACTCCCTCCTGCTCATTACCCATGACCTCGGGGTCGTGTACGAGACGGCGGACCGGGTGGCCGTCATGTACTCCGGGAAAATCGTGGAGGAGGCGCCGGTGAAAGACCTGTTCGCCGCCCCCTCGCACCCCTACACCAGGGGGCTCATGCTCTCCCGGCCCCGGTTGGACCCCGCCGCCCGGCACGAGCGGCTGCCGTCCATCCCCGGCGTCGTCCCCAACCCGCTGTCGCGCTTGGAAGGGTGCGCTTTTCGCGACCGCTGCCCCATGGCCATGGCGCAATGCGCGGCGGCGCCGCCGGTTGAAGAAGTCGGTCCGGGACATTTTTCCCGCTGCTGGCTCGCCCGGGGGTAG
- a CDS encoding Integral membrane protein DUF6, translating into MHHSFLRSQAYAFCTVLLWASTYVFTKIVLESFSVSAVAFLRCLTASLFLAAALAVTRTGIPPLRAAVPQFLLVGLVGFALYLPVFNKGSLALNPTTSCIVMATTPIVTALLARLLFKEMLNVRQWLAITLAFGGILVMTLWNGTLVVTLGIVWMLLASFLLSAHNILQRGLTPRHGSLRVTAYGFFVGALLLLPLSPEAAAQAQAAPMTQTVLVCFLGVFPGAVAYLLWARAITLAEKTSSVTNYMFLTPFLTLLLDYAVTGNLPAAETFAGGGIILASLTLFAMAREKPATLPAIPQKTRSRQPGSAL; encoded by the coding sequence ATGCACCACTCCTTTTTGCGCAGCCAGGCATACGCTTTTTGCACCGTTCTCCTGTGGGCGTCCACGTATGTCTTCACCAAGATCGTGCTGGAATCTTTTTCCGTTTCCGCCGTGGCGTTTTTGCGCTGTCTCACGGCATCGCTCTTTCTGGCCGCCGCGCTCGCGGTCACCAGGACCGGCATCCCGCCGCTGCGGGCGGCCGTCCCGCAATTTCTGCTGGTCGGGTTGGTGGGGTTCGCGCTCTACCTGCCTGTCTTCAACAAGGGCTCCCTGGCTCTCAACCCCACCACGAGCTGCATCGTCATGGCGACCACGCCCATCGTCACCGCCCTGCTGGCCCGGCTGCTGTTCAAGGAAATGCTGAACGTGCGGCAATGGCTGGCCATCACCCTCGCCTTTGGCGGCATTCTGGTCATGACGCTCTGGAACGGCACCCTTGTCGTGACGCTGGGGATTGTCTGGATGCTGCTCGCGTCCTTCCTGCTCAGCGCGCACAACATTTTGCAGCGGGGCCTCACGCCGCGCCACGGCTCCCTGCGCGTAACCGCCTACGGTTTTTTCGTCGGCGCGCTGCTCCTCCTCCCGCTTTCCCCCGAGGCCGCCGCGCAGGCGCAAGCCGCCCCAATGACGCAGACCGTCCTGGTCTGCTTTCTCGGCGTTTTTCCCGGCGCCGTGGCCTACCTGCTCTGGGCGAGAGCCATCACCCTGGCGGAAAAAACCAGCAGCGTCACGAACTACATGTTTCTGACGCCGTTCCTTACGCTCCTCTTGGACTATGCGGTCACGGGGAATCTCCCCGCGGCCGAGACCTTCGCCGGGGGCGGGATCATCCTCGCCAGTCTGACGCTGTTCGCCATGGCGAGGGAAAAGCCTGCAACGCTCCCCGCCATCCCGCAAAAAACGCGCTCCCGGCAACCCGGAAGCGCGTTGTAA
- a CDS encoding conserved hypothetical protein (Evidence 4 : Homologs of previously reported genes of unknown function) — protein MAYLEITLKVSAANRPAAAGVYSKYKGQFLKEVKGAQSKELLVRDEDVQVLHGFASVADAAAYLKSDLFNKDVVTGLSPYLDGAPEVRIYGAA, from the coding sequence ATGGCCTATCTCGAAATCACCCTGAAAGTGTCCGCCGCCAACCGTCCCGCCGCCGCCGGAGTATACAGCAAGTACAAGGGGCAATTTCTGAAGGAAGTCAAAGGCGCGCAATCCAAGGAGTTGCTCGTCCGGGACGAGGACGTGCAGGTCCTGCACGGTTTTGCTTCCGTTGCCGATGCCGCCGCGTACCTCAAGAGCGATCTTTTCAATAAGGATGTGGTGACAGGCCTCAGCCCGTACCTGGACGGAGCGCCCGAAGTGCGCATTTACGGCGCGGCCTAG
- a CDS encoding Helix-turn-helix transcriptional regulator, LysR family, whose translation MNTSQLRYVMAVAETRSFTLAAERCFVTQPTLSNGIAQLEEEFGDRLFTRTTRAVSLTPFGERILPFVGKVLDAQAELLREAGSFVHPSRMAVRIGTSPLIRADWLASMLETFRKTHPDVEVILHEQNMADLYRMLDEDLLDFVFGVADAQKPSWGRAFLYREPLYFTPRGENGPGPDETVPFADIAEETFVMVPNVCGLARATRALFRSHRRKLTEYPGEALSYQVLEEWAALGLGAAILPQSKLRATGRRAYALTDKKGNGLTLDFEAVWLKAPQRPAHLERFTEHLAKPGE comes from the coding sequence ATGAACACAAGCCAGTTGCGGTACGTCATGGCCGTCGCCGAGACGCGCTCCTTCACCCTGGCGGCGGAACGCTGCTTTGTGACCCAGCCCACGCTGTCCAACGGAATCGCCCAGCTTGAGGAAGAATTCGGGGACCGCCTGTTCACCCGCACGACGCGCGCCGTTTCCCTGACGCCCTTCGGGGAGCGCATCCTGCCGTTCGTCGGCAAGGTTCTTGACGCCCAGGCCGAGCTGCTGCGCGAAGCCGGAAGTTTCGTCCACCCTTCCCGCATGGCCGTGCGCATCGGCACCTCCCCCCTCATCCGGGCGGACTGGCTCGCGTCCATGCTCGAGACCTTCCGGAAAACCCATCCGGACGTGGAAGTCATCCTGCACGAGCAGAACATGGCGGACTTGTACCGGATGCTCGACGAGGACCTGCTCGACTTCGTGTTCGGGGTGGCGGACGCGCAAAAGCCCTCGTGGGGAAGGGCGTTTCTCTACAGGGAGCCGCTGTACTTCACCCCGCGCGGGGAGAACGGCCCCGGCCCGGATGAAACCGTGCCGTTCGCGGATATCGCGGAAGAAACCTTTGTGATGGTCCCGAACGTCTGCGGCCTGGCCCGGGCCACCCGCGCGCTGTTCAGGAGCCACCGGCGCAAGCTCACCGAATACCCCGGGGAGGCGCTGAGCTACCAGGTGCTGGAGGAATGGGCGGCTCTCGGCCTCGGCGCGGCCATTTTACCCCAGTCCAAACTGCGGGCAACGGGACGCCGGGCCTATGCCCTGACGGACAAAAAGGGAAACGGGCTGACTCTCGATTTTGAGGCGGTCTGGCTGAAAGCGCCCCAGCGGCCCGCGCACCTGGAACGGTTCACGGAGCACCTCGCTAAGCCCGGGGAGTAA
- a CDS encoding hypothetical protein (Evidence 5 : No homology to any previously reported sequences), with protein MLTGPASIAEVALRAGFCDQSHCNRWFNRALGITPRQYRESFFFLNNV; from the coding sequence TTGCTCACAGGCCCGGCGTCCATTGCCGAGGTGGCCCTGCGGGCGGGGTTCTGCGACCAGAGCCACTGCAACCGCTGGTTCAACCGGGCTCTCGGCATCACGCCCCGGCAGTATCGGGAATCCTTCTTTTTCTTGAACAATGTGTAA
- the sucC gene encoding succinyl-CoA synthetase, beta subunit (Evidence 2a : Function of homologous gene experimentally demonstrated in an other organism; PubMedId : 10625475, 3002435, 6995430, 7017725, 8144675, 9298646, 9917402; Product type e : enzyme), giving the protein MNIHEYQAKELLAAYGVPVPQGGVADTAEEAVAVANALPGPVRVVKAQIHAGGRGKGGGVKVCKSMDEVTAAAKAILGMQLVTHQTGPEGKKVKKVWVEQGTDIERELYLAIVLDRGAECLTVMASPDGGMDIEEVAEKHPERIFTTRLDGGHHIWAFQARQLLFGCDLTPQQVGEGVAFITNLVRLCVDKDATQVEINPLAVSREGKLLALDAKMNFDESALKRHPDIQALEDPDEADPLERKAAQLGVNYVRLNGYVGTMVNGAGLAMATMDAIKQAGAEPANFLDAGGGANVEMVKKGFEVMLSDTNVRGILINVFGGILRCDIVAEGVVQAARDMDLKLPLVVRMEGTNVDAGRKILAESGLNITTAATMTEAARKIADMTKEVRS; this is encoded by the coding sequence ATGAATATCCATGAGTACCAGGCAAAGGAACTCTTGGCCGCGTACGGCGTGCCTGTGCCGCAAGGCGGGGTGGCCGATACGGCGGAAGAGGCCGTAGCCGTGGCGAACGCGCTGCCCGGCCCGGTCCGGGTGGTCAAGGCGCAGATTCACGCGGGCGGCCGGGGCAAGGGTGGCGGCGTCAAGGTCTGCAAAAGCATGGACGAGGTGACGGCGGCGGCCAAAGCCATCCTCGGCATGCAGCTCGTGACCCACCAGACCGGGCCCGAAGGCAAAAAGGTGAAAAAGGTCTGGGTGGAGCAGGGCACCGACATCGAGCGGGAACTGTACCTCGCCATCGTGCTGGACCGGGGCGCGGAATGCCTGACGGTCATGGCCTCGCCGGACGGCGGCATGGATATTGAGGAAGTCGCGGAAAAACACCCGGAGCGCATTTTCACCACCCGGCTGGACGGCGGCCACCATATCTGGGCGTTCCAGGCCCGCCAGCTCCTGTTTGGCTGCGATCTTACCCCGCAGCAGGTCGGGGAGGGCGTGGCCTTTATCACCAACCTGGTCCGGCTGTGCGTGGACAAGGACGCGACCCAGGTGGAGATCAACCCGCTCGCCGTCAGCAGGGAGGGGAAACTCCTGGCCCTGGACGCCAAAATGAATTTTGACGAAAGCGCCCTGAAACGGCACCCGGACATCCAGGCCCTGGAAGACCCGGACGAAGCCGACCCGCTGGAGCGCAAGGCCGCGCAACTGGGCGTCAATTACGTGCGCCTGAACGGGTATGTGGGCACCATGGTCAACGGGGCCGGGCTCGCCATGGCCACCATGGACGCCATCAAGCAGGCCGGGGCGGAACCGGCCAACTTCCTGGACGCGGGCGGCGGCGCCAACGTGGAAATGGTCAAAAAGGGGTTTGAGGTCATGCTCTCGGATACCAATGTGCGCGGTATCCTCATCAACGTGTTCGGCGGCATTCTGCGCTGCGACATCGTGGCCGAGGGCGTGGTCCAGGCCGCGAGGGACATGGATTTGAAACTCCCGCTGGTGGTGCGCATGGAAGGCACCAACGTGGACGCCGGGCGCAAAATACTCGCGGAGAGCGGGTTGAACATCACCACCGCCGCCACCATGACGGAAGCGGCCCGGAAAATAGCCGACATGACCAAGGAGGTGCGCTCATGA
- a CDS encoding Protein EbsC yields MKAHKTNAARLLDKTGITYELIPYTVDENDLSARHLADQLGQAVERVFKTLVLRGDKTGYFVCVVPGDAEVDLKKAARVSGNKSAAMIPMKDLVAVTGYMRGGCSPLAMKKAFPTYLHESAEEHASVYVSAGVRGVQILLAPGDLLTAANATLADLIA; encoded by the coding sequence ATGAAAGCGCACAAGACCAACGCCGCCCGCCTGCTGGACAAAACCGGCATCACCTACGAACTTATCCCCTACACCGTCGACGAGAACGATCTTTCCGCCCGGCACCTCGCGGATCAACTGGGCCAGGCCGTTGAACGGGTGTTTAAAACCCTGGTGCTGCGGGGCGACAAAACGGGTTACTTCGTCTGCGTCGTGCCGGGGGATGCGGAAGTGGACCTGAAAAAGGCGGCCAGAGTTTCCGGCAACAAGAGCGCCGCCATGATCCCCATGAAAGACCTTGTCGCGGTCACCGGCTACATGCGCGGCGGCTGCTCCCCCCTGGCCATGAAAAAGGCCTTTCCCACGTACCTCCATGAAAGCGCGGAAGAGCACGCATCCGTGTACGTCAGCGCCGGGGTGCGCGGCGTGCAGATTCTGCTCGCGCCGGGCGACCTTCTGACCGCGGCCAACGCGACCCTGGCGGACCTCATCGCCTGA
- a CDS encoding hypothetical protein (Evidence 5 : No homology to any previously reported sequences) → MSDSKTLQDNQLPIAPHGHAHPGGRRCCGRPIAEKCSPEEEAAKTNAAGEKSCCKGHHKH, encoded by the coding sequence ATGAGCGATTCGAAAACCCTGCAGGACAACCAGCTCCCCATCGCGCCCCACGGGCACGCGCACCCCGGCGGACGCCGCTGCTGCGGCCGTCCCATAGCGGAAAAATGCAGCCCCGAGGAAGAAGCCGCCAAAACCAACGCTGCCGGTGAAAAATCCTGCTGCAAAGGCCATCATAAACACTGA